The DNA sequence AGTGCTAGATCTACACAGGAGCCAAACAAAAGCGCTTCCTTGCATTTTACCCTTCTGCTGTCAACAAATACTGTGCAGACAAGTTTAGGTACAGCTGAGACTGGTGGCCAGGTGGTGAATTCCAAAACAGCTCAACTTTTGAATGCCTTCAGGGAGAAAACTTGACTGAGCAGAAAAGAAGGAAGGCTGTAATTTCTCAAAGCATTAGCTGCCAGAGATAAGCTTCTGAGATATTTGGCTGATTATTTTATTGAGATATTTATGTCTAATTAATAAAAAACTGACCCTTAACCAATTCTGCATGTAACTAATGACACTGGATGACACCGCTTCACAATTCTAAAACCTCAAAATCagtcattttttttattttttgatttatGAGCAGTATCTTTCTTACTAAACATTGTAGGAGAATATTTTGACAGAGAAATACCACACAAGAAGAAAGTAATACCCTGTTGCAGGTTTCCTGTCACTCTTGTCTGTAGCACAGCTTTAGGCTAACCAGAACTGTAGTGTTGGATTCTTTCTCATATCCTGCTCTAGTTCATTTCTTTAAATGTCATCTTTTTACTGCATGCCACCAAGCTCCCTTCCTTAGCCAAATGTCATCTGTGTGCCACAACATAAAATGTAATTGCATTTTTAAGAAGTGGGAAAGggaagtgaggaaaagagtAGCTCCCTTGCTTTCTACTCTATGGGACAAGTACTTGAAATTCCTCACATTCTTCTCTTGTTAACAGTATGTTTACTTTTCATCACTGTGTTATTAGGATTAACAAAAGTCATTGCTTCAAGCtcatttaatttgaatttagtGAAAGCAGACTACCTCCTGCAGCCTGTAGGAAGCATTCCTCTGCCATAGAAATGTATTAATTTGCAAAAAGCAGCCACCAAAAAACGTGAGACCTGATGACCGTTTTCACCCCAATGTTCAACATCACCGTGCATGCACTGCATTCTAATGAAGTACCTTATGTTGCAAATTCCAGGACAGTTTGAATAATCTGACAGCCTAATTAACATTTCAGTCTATCAAAGATTTGCATTCAGTGCCAAGAAGCTCTTTCTATGTATGCTTTCTAGAGCATGGGGTTGCAGACTGCAGACACCCCTTCAAAACATCATTTATCCAAAGAATCAGACTTGGCTACGTAGTCCATTTCCACATCTGCAGTAGAACTTGCTTTAACTTTCAGAGAATCCAAACTTCAGAATTCAGAGTTTTCACAGAAACCTCTCGCATGTGCTGTATTTAAGCCTGTAGCCTATCAGAATGCTCTACTAAGAGTAGTTaggtaaatatttctttattaaatgaTTAATTCcataaataaattcttttaattcattgaatataaaattaaaatcatttACAACTTATTCCAGTATTACAGGGGCTGGAAGGGGTAAAAAAAACTCagaggaaacaaacaaacaaaaagctacAGTTTGATAAATAAAATACTCAGCTTTAAAACAACTGATTTCTGTTTGCCATTAAACTACAGTTGGTACATAATAGCTGCCACTGTGAACACCCCACAAGTGCCCACCTCAGGAAGGAATGTAACTTCCAACTTAGTTGGGAGAGGGTGGGAGAAGATtgaagggagggggagaagCATAGTGTTAAACTGAACAGGATAGAAAAGTTTTCGTAACCGGAACAAAACATTAATCTGATCACttacaaacagaaaacagtATAATTAGATAAGGTGCTCCAAAAAGAAGCAGTAAAGTTGCTCCAGTATTATGAAGCTTTAAGTATGCTTAAATCTCTGTTGCATTAGTGTCCAGTTGCACAGTGCACTCCTGTAACATCTCAATGTTGCCCTCAAATGGGCAAGGCAACGCTTTCATCAAAGGTCCTTTCTCCATGGCTGGGTACTTCAAAATTCTGTTTTGCATCCCACCCCCAACACAACTTAGTCCCTAAATTTATGAATGTCGTTGACTAGTCTGTAGTAGGGATAAGCTTCATTTGCATGTGGACAGTTGTAGTTGCATCGGCAGGACTGGATCATCATGACGCTCTTGGTGAAGGTTTCCCCATCATCGCAGCGGAACCTGACCTTGACAGTCCTGGTCTGCTGGGGTGTGCAGCACCTGCCGTCCACGCAGGAGCCACAGTACTTGGGGCGGTACTTCTTCACACTGGAACATCCAGCATAAGTAAACTTCACCGGGGAGGGGGACTTCCTTGTcttggtacatttctttcccttctgcaAAGGAAAGGCAGTAACATTGTTAGCAGGAGATGCTTTTCCAGCCTTTACCCCCTACCTGAAGCAGCTTAGTGAGAAGAGAAACACCAGAAGAGTCTGTATTTACCTTTAGGGAGGCATAGCTGGGCTGGCCACATGGCCTCACTTCACATATCCTGGTCTCTTTGATGAGCTTGCAGTCAGGATTGTCGTTTGTCACCCTTGTGGAGATGCCAGTTCCACATGTCTTTGAGCACTGGGACCAAGAGGTTGTTTGCACAATGCATTTGGGATTCTCAAAAGTTCGGCTTTGTGGCTCGGACCcaaaaactgggggaaaaaaaagaggggttAGTCTAAATATAGTGTCTCACtaggtttctttctttcccttggGGTATAAGGAGTCATTTAGGCACCGTCTGGCCTCCTCCCCTTAACTGTCACCCAGATAAATCCACACTCACCAGGTAGCATTTTCAGGCCTCCCTTCACAATGGCAATTAGCTCATTGTTCCTGGTTAATTCGCCTTCGGAATCATCCGGACCAAACTCTTTGCTGAAAAagccttccagctcctccagcgcaTCCTTGCTTTCGTCACAGACCCACTCCTCGCAGCACTGCCCGGGCACTTTGaccagcctggggctggagcagcccaggtTGGGAAGAGAGAGTTCCTGCGGGCAGAGCGGGATGCAGCCCACAGCTCCATCTATGCACGTACACTGGTGTTTACAGTTCGGCTGGAAGCTCTCGCCGTTCTGGTAGATTTTGGAGTTATATTCACACGGTCTTCCCTCGGACTGTGCTGCAGAGACCAACAGGAAGGGAAAGAGGGGAGTGAGCGGCGGGGATCGCCGGTTTAAGCACAGGTATTTGCTGGTCTGTTAAACTCAATGTACGGCGGAGCTCCCTACAACCCCCCGGGGACGCGGGGCCAGAACAATAACTTAGTCAGGAATCACTTTTCCTTATGTGCGTTTAGCGGAGCCCAGACATACTGAATCGCATTCCAGACTGCTGAAGTCATGTGCCTTTCTGCCAAGCTACCGACAACAAAGCATAACCATACATGGGCTCGAAATTACCGAACCCCGGCACCGCGGGGCGCGGGGTCCGTCCCGGGGGAGCGGGGTCGCCGCTTACCTCTGCAGATGCCCTTCAGGGCGGCGGGGCTGGCCCCGAAATTGCACTCCAGCCCCTTGGTGTGGTCGCAGGGCTGCGATCGGCTGCAGTCCTCGTTCAGCTGCTTGGCGCAGACCTTGCAGCAGCCGCAGCCGTCCGGCACCAGCCCCACGCCCGGGGCGCACTGCGGCGCGGCCGCCGGGCACTGGCACACGGCGGGGCAGGGCGAGCCCAGAGCctgcggagcggagcggagcgtCCGGTGAGCGCCGGGAGCCGAGCGGAGCCACCCGACCcgcctcctctccctccctctcccggACCGCGGCAGGACCCGCGGCACTTACCAGGCGGGCCAGGCAGAGAAGAGCGGCCGCCAGAGCGGGCCGGGTGCCCGCGGAGCCCATGTCCAGCGCCGGTGCAGCGGGAGCCCGTGGGAGCGCAAAGCGGGAGCGCGGCCGGCGCGGTctgaggcggcggcgggcgccACCGCCTTATATAGGGCGCGGGGCCGCCGCGGCGCTGACGTCGCGCGTTCCGGGCCGCGGCCGCGTCCAGCGCTCGCGGCATCCCAGGAATGCGGCTGGCGCgcgccgcggccgccccgccccgcccggctcCCGGCACCGCGGCCGCCGGCGCTGCGCGGGGGTCCCGCCCCGGCCGGGCCGCGCGGGGGGCGCCCAGGCCTCTCCCCGTGACGCGGGCTCTGCGCCCCGTGCCCCGCACAGACGAGCGCGAGGATGTCACCGGGAGGGGCCGTTCGCGCCCGGGGCCGTGCCGGTGGCGCCCCGCGACCGGCCACCTGCGCGGGCAGCGGCGGGGGTGCTCCCCGGGCCGCCGTGAGCGGCGTGACACCCGGCCGTGCGCGGGTTCGCtccgtgctgctgctgctgctgctgctgctgctgccgtgCGAGCCGGCATCCGAGCGATCCCCGGCGCGGCAGAGCCCGGGAGCCGGGCGATGCCCGGCGGGACCGACGGACCCGGCTTCCAGGCCAGGAACGGGATGAGCGCACAGCGAGCAGCCCCCCTCAGCCTGTGTATCCCCGGGTTCAGTGTCCCTCACTCATGATGGGCGCCCTTGAATTGTATTGCCTCGTTGAAGTTTAATATTTGGGGATAGGGAGGAGAGTTTTAGCTTCTGTTGTGGcgtcttttcttttcctggctgTAAGTACTTCCAGATGGGATTTAGACCCCAGACGTAACAATATTTCCATATTTGGTATAGCAGTAGCCcgcatttttcacatttttctgctctgttatCCAACCACAAAGCATTCTTGACAGCTTCAGATGTTGTTAAATATAGCCTTAACTTCTGTTCCCAGGGCAGGAAATTCTTTGGAATTCCTGTTTTTCACGCAATCTGTCTATCATGATTTAGGAGAACTGTGCTGGAGGAGCCAACTGGCGTTCTGCTGCAGTTCGCTCCTTTATTGAAATAGCCCTGCAGTTGGGTCTGCTGCCCAAAGGCTTTACAATGAGTCCccattccagggatttttctttgtaaatgaGATTACTGTTCCCAACacaagtttggggtttttcctgtCACCTTCAAGGCTGGAAGGTAGAGAAGCGGATTCAAAGGAGAGGCGAAAGCTTGCAAAAACCCCTCCGAAGGCCAtgaaaagtggagggggagggggcgagggggacagcggggagggagggatgcgGAGAGGAGGGATGCGATTAACCTGGTTGCGGCATTCCCATACagagggtgtccctgcccgggACGGGCGGCCGGGGAGGGGAGGCGGCCGCAGCCCCTCCGCTCGGAGGAGCCGAGCCCGGTCGTCTCGTCGCCTGCCCGGTGCCACGGCCGAAAGGGTGATAGCAAGGACGGTGCGCAGGGCTCCGGTAAGTGCCGCTCCCGGCGCCCGTGTGCTGTTCCCTGTGCATTCGCACACCAGCGGGAACGATGAGGCTCCTTGTGGGACCCTGCCGGGGCCGCAGCACGGGGGAGCCCGTCCGGAGCGGCGGGCACCTGCCGCTGCTGGCCCAGCCGCGGGGACCGGGGCCGTGAGGACAGCCCCGCTGTGTCCCCTGGCTGTGCCGTGTCCCCGGTTGTGCCCCCGGCTGTGTCCCCCGGCCGTGTCCCCTGGCTGTGCCGTGTCCCCGGTTGTGCCCCCGGCTGTGTCCCCCGGCCGTGTCCCCCGGCTGTGCCGTGTCCCCGGAGCGGACGGGACGGGCTGGGCGCTGTGGGACGCATCCCGCAGAGGGATGCCGTGACCCCGGGGACGGGCGGTGCAGTGGGTGTCCCTTAGGGGACAGCGATGGCGCTGCTTGCCGGGCTGAGGAGCCCCgctctcctgctccttctcctgctcctcagggatGTCCCCGCGGCCCTGGCCCTGCCCGGCAGAGGGACTCATGTCCTTCTGTCCTCAGCACTGCAGACCCTCCTCCCGGCCGTGGCCAGGCCCCCATCTGGGCCAGGCCTGATAGAGAGTTCCCCATTGTaggtttttccccctcctcaaTTTCTTGTCTTCATGGTTTTCTGTTCATTCAAATAAATTCGCTTGACGTTTTACTTTGTGGtagtttgggggggttgggaaAGGTGTTGGCATGAAAGCTCCAGGCACTCTTTGCCCGGAACTTGTGCTTCAAAAAGCAGCAGTGGTTTTGTTCATTACTTACATGCCTCAAAATTTGGCCAGAAACAAAAATAGCTGAAAGGGAAAACCAGTCCTTCATGATATGCAGCTCTCTGGAGACTGCTAATATGTACCATGTAGTGCCATTTCTGATGACAGAAGTTATTTTATGTGTCCATCAATAATTGGAGATAGACCACCAGCAAGCTTTGGCTGCCGGTAATGGTAGTAATGACTTTCCAACCATAATGATTTAACTGAGCCCCAGCTGATGACAAGGAGAAGCAGGACTCCAGACTTCAAGCTATCCCCTATAGTTCTTCCTAGTCCCTATAGGTCTTCCCTTAGTTTTACAGGTGTATGAGTTTTTCTGTGGTACTTTAGATTTAAAAATCCTAAGTACTTTTTTACATGGGGAATCTGACTggtacttttttccccccaggaacTCTTTACATAGCAGCATTATGatgagaaggaaaacatttgtGATTCAACACTTTGATTAATGAAAATTTTCAAtgaatttcaaaaattttgaaaaagaagCTAACACACTATTGGGTGTGTAAATTGGCCAGTTTTGCTTTTCAGGGATTTATACAAACACTTTTTTGTTTAATTACATCTAATTTAAGGACATGCACCAAGCATTTTGCTTTGATCTATGACTTTCACAACATTCAGCAAATGCCACAGGAAAAGTCAATGAATAGCGCCTTTTCTCACTTGGTTTGTGTCTTACCACACATTGACACAATTTTGATGGGAAACTAACTGAACCTACATTTGCTCAAGAAAAGGTCACTTTGAAAGCTTTGAAGAACCTTTTAACAAACCTGTCCTGAATTTCAAGTAGTTGACAACACTTGAGATAGGTTGAGTTTCTTTGGAGTTCAGTTTAGACTGTAACCCTTTCCCTGCAATCAAACCATGACCCAGCATTTACCCTCCAGGTTGGGCCTACATATCCTGGATGTACATCAGGAAACAGGAAGAAGTTTAGAGTATCTTCATTTCTAGATTTTGTTCAGTGTGATGTACTGTTCCAGAACAGCTGGGAAATAGCCCCTGTTTCATGTCAGGAGGAGTGTTTTACTGGTTTCTCACTTTTTGTGCTGTAGGGAATCACTGGGACCCTGGCTAATGCAAAGCAGGAGTTTGACACTGTTGCCTTAGATAGCAGCTATTACAGATTTACTGACTTTATCCTGTCATTTTCACAGCCCTGTGTCTCTCCAGGGAAAGGactttccagagaaagaaagaaaaaataactggCTTAATTTTCCTCCACCCAGCAACAGTTTTTCGTAGCTGTACATGGGGACCATGGTGCAGCATGAAGGGTTGTGTGGGACAGAGGCTCCCACTGGCAGTAAGTACCAGCACCAAACTGGAGAACACCAGAAGTTTGCAGCCATGTGGACTCTGGAGAAAGATCTTACTAAATCCAGCATCCAGCCATTTTCTGTACTGTGTCTAACTTCCTCTTTctcattctctttttcttttgtctatCCTTTGCTGTGCGTTTTTTCCATCTCTCCtactctttcttctcttttttgctGTTCCAGTCTTTTCCCCATGTCCTTCCCTCTGCTTCTATGTcttggttttggctgggataaagttaattttcttcctagtagctGATACattgctgtgttttgggtttaGGATGAGAAGAGTGTTGATAGCTCACTGTTTCAGTTGTTGCTGAGCAGTGTTTGCACTAAGTTGAGGACTTTTCAGCTCCTGCCCCCACCCCACCAACGAGGCTGGGaagcacaagaagctgggagaagacacagcagggacagctgatCCCAACTGGCCAAAGTGACATTCTGTATCCTATGACACTGGGTCAGTATGTCAACTAGGGGGAAGCTGGCCAGGGGCCACTGCTTGGGAACTGGCTGGACACtggtcagggggtggtgggaaaTTGCATTGGGCATCACTCGTTTTTTATGTTCctttttattactattaattactattattattactgttgcATCCTTTTCTGTTctattaaactgcctttatctaAACCCAGGGATTGTGCTGTTTCTCCCGATTCCCTCCCCTGCGCCGCTGCAGTCCGTGAGCGGCTCTGTGGTGTTGAGCTGCCTGCCGGGTTAAACCACGACAGTGTTTACCTACCTTGGGCTgggcctctcccgcagcctcTGCCAGGCCGCCGGTTCCTGCTGCACTAAATCAGTCCTCCCAGAGTCAATGGCTCCTCTCAGTCACTCACAGGAGGTGCAAATCCAGTGGGGCAAATTAAGCATAGCAAtgcacaggcagagcagccaAGTAGCCAGGAGGCTTCGGCAGCTAAAATTCAAGTGGGTTCAGAAGTTTTCCTTGCTTTGATTTGCTCAGAGTTTATGCTGAATTCTTTTGAGTATGGCAtttcctatttgttttcttcctcttccctacTGCCCTCCCTTCAGCTACGCTCATGCCTGTCAGTTTTTGTACAGTCTGTGCCTTGCTTGTGGTTTGTAGTATGTGGGGGGTTTGCTGTGCAATATTTGTGCAGTGAGAGACTGTGCTTTGTAAGCGTGCTGCATTTTCCTCTGGCTGCTGTCAAGGTGTTGTGGAGGTTCCCATTGTGTGGAAGTGGAAGGGGCCTTGTGAGCCTCCTCACCCAGCAGggaaacagagaaggaaaatctgATGTCATTGTTCAGTTGTGCATATTTCTGCTTTAGTGTGTGAACTGCACAGCGATACCTGAGTACCTGCAACTTACCTGGACATAAGGGACACAGCAATGTGACAGAGGTAGGAAGCATCCCTGCTGATGGTCAGGGTTGGCTTGCTCGTGTTGAACCCCTGTTGGGCTGCGTGTCTGTACTGCATGGCTTCTCGCACTGAGCTGGATGCAGAAATGTGCAGCAGTtacaggcagctcctgcttaGTTCCTCCCCAGTCAGAATCTCAAAATTCCTTTGTCATGATCATTTAAGGATCTGACGTCAGCTTTATTTCAGCACCAGTGACTACAGTTACTTCAGTAAGATGGGTGAATTGCTTACACATGTTCACCTACTCTCATGCAGGTGTGCTTCAACACTAGTCTACATCCAGAAGATGCAGTTTGCATCAAGCACCTCCCTATAGCTGAAGTTTGCAATGCAAATACTATTGTGGGCTGTGTGTCTCCAtgccacaaaataaaaatcatcagGTGGTACTAGCTGTGCCTGGCTACACACAGATTTCTCAGTTATGTCTATTGTTTTCATTCCATGCGTCATGAAGCTTGCAGAAGGTAGCAATAAAGCCTGTAATCTCTTTATAAATTCCAGAAAAGAATTCACAGCTGTGTCTCATGGTTTTCATGAAGGAGGCTGAGGTGTCAGGGGCATACACAGGTTCCTTCCCAGCATCTGCTGAGATAAAGGTCTCAGACAGAGATCTCACTGCAGAGAATTAATCATCCCAAGTGATCTCAGTAGAAACATCTTAACTTTAAAACTTTGGTCTTCAGAGTGCAGGATTTCCCAGTGGAGCAATGCATGTGCACTGACATCTGCTAAGACAAAATAACCAAGCTCAGAAGAAAGTTGCTCATGATCACAAGGAGTTACTGGAGCCAGCTGAACCTGAGATTGCAGTCAACTGGGCTGTGCCCGAGAAATCCTTGATTAAAGCATGTCCAGGCTGTGATAATGGCTGTCAGCTGCTAATGTCTGCCTCAGTCTACAGCTTCAGTGCACCTCGGAGACAACCAGCTCCTGCTTGTATCTGTGTTGTGGGACTGTCTTCCCAGAATGCACACTCTTCGGTAGCTTtaggttggtttgtttgttttctttttctacattTGAAATATGTTACAAACTCTTCTTCTCCCAAAggtgttttctttcattataaTTAATAATCACAACTGCATTTCCTTAAGGTTAGTCTGTGTTAAGTGTGCAGGAAACCTTTGCCTTCCTGCTGAtgctttccctccctccctgctgttTATGACCTGACAGAATAGTTTTCTGTCACTGATCTGTGGACATTCAAAGCAGTTACCTAACCTTTGATTTTATAAACAGGTTTTTATAGctgttttcttgaaaaaatagGAGAGTattgattaattttcttttctttgcacGCAGTTGGGAGGAGAGGCCTGCTCTGGCAGGATGCTGAACATGCTCTGCCACACAGTGCTTTCTGTCACTTACTGCGCTTTCCAGGCTAGCTGCTGGAAATGTCACAGCATTAATTTCAGAATCCCCTGAGGTGCCTGTTGGCTTTGTCCAAAATCATTACTCATTCTCTGCTACGTACTCATTTTCTGTTATTAAAACACAGTGAGACCTTAGCTGTGTTTGCTGCATTACTGTTCATTTCTCTTCTGCTCCATCTGGGCTCCTACCCTTTGCCCCCCAGTATGTTATGTGAGCACCTTGCAGTGGCAGCTAGCTGTGTTCTTCTCTTGGGCATGCTTATTTCATGAGCTAAGTGATGCAAGGAAGCCAGCCACAACCTCCTCCAGGGATACTCCACTGCTGGAAATTAGTTGCTTCTGCCTCTTGCTCCAAGTCTGTGATAGTGAAGTGGAAAAATcaatagcagaaaaataattagacACAATGTCATCCTTGCAGATAGGGAGGACTTGCAGGCAGACAGCAGATCATGTATGTGCCTTAAGAATGCTTGTAGAGATGGAGTTATGATCCAAGAATGTGCAAATAGCTGCCCATCCCAGTGTTACATGCCTGTGATGGGGAAGGAGTGCTAAACCATCTCTAGACTTGATTAGCATCCAAACACAAGAGATTTGTCTCAGATGGGGAACTGGTTGGGATGATTTTTCTAGGTAAGCAAGGAAGAAACAACATGAATGGAATCTTTCTTTACCTTTTCCCTGCTGGGGGCTGAAAGAAAACTGGAGGGCTGGTGAGAGTTGGTGGGCTGCTCTGAGGAAGGGTCCCATGGGCTCCATCCAGCAGCCTCAGGGAGAAGGACACCTCTTTGAAGGTGTCTACTGCCACTGTCTTCCCAGCAACCAATCTTCTCAGGAAGTAAAACGTTAGCAGAGGCTATCAGCAGACTACTTTGGTGCAGAGACTTTTTCATAATTGCATTAGCATCACTTTTCCTGTTGTTATACTTAAGTTATAGCTCCTAGTGTCAGCCTTGAGATGAAGCAGTAACTCTTCTGCGTGGAGCATGCATTAAAAGCTAGCTGATACACTAATAGTAAAAGAAAATTAGTGCTGGCCACCAGCTATTTACTTTCAGGTAAgtttgcttttgtattttaattcttttaacaCTTTGCATCTGCATCTATCCCTATTCTTTTGTACAGTCAGCCATGAGTTTGCCACTGTCCTCTCTCACTGCCTAACCTGAAGTCTGCTTCTGTAACCCTCCTGTGAGCTCCCATGAGCTCAGATCTCAGACAAACAGGATAATTAAGGATCAGAGCAGAAAAATGGTGGATAAGATGGGCCTTTCAGGTGAGCAGTGTGTGATAACATGATAATGTTTGTACTGGTTGTGAGAGGAGAGCCTCTGGTTTCAAGGATGTACCCATGCAGCCTTTAACAGTGCCatgtcaaaataaaaatcattgaTTAAAATTGTGCCTCACTTGTGCTGCTAAAAACACTTCTAGTTTATGCACACTGAAAACAGTAAATATTTAACATACAGGTTTACTTTTCCTGGTTTATAGAGAGCTCAGTGGGCCTGACAGAGCAGCTAGACAGATGTGTTTATAGCGCGTTCCTCGGGCAGGTACAATGCTGCAGTGTTTGGCCTgtgagctctgcagggacatgcttaaaaaaataaaagtgttccATTTacactggggggaaaaaaaatcctgagaatGTTTCTATTAATATTAGCTGGTGTAAAATCCCAGATTCTACATTTCAGGCCTTACATACTTCAAAAATAGAGGACTGGATGGTAGGGATGTGCGGTAGGAGGGGTTTCCTCGCTCATGTAGCCAGGGAAAGGGACAGTTCTTCTGG is a window from the Poecile atricapillus isolate bPoeAtr1 chromosome 7, bPoeAtr1.hap1, whole genome shotgun sequence genome containing:
- the CCN1 gene encoding CCN family member 1 is translated as MGSAGTRPALAAALLCLARLALGSPCPAVCQCPAAAPQCAPGVGLVPDGCGCCKVCAKQLNEDCSRSQPCDHTKGLECNFGASPAALKGICRAQSEGRPCEYNSKIYQNGESFQPNCKHQCTCIDGAVGCIPLCPQELSLPNLGCSSPRLVKVPGQCCEEWVCDESKDALEELEGFFSKEFGPDDSEGELTRNNELIAIVKGGLKMLPVFGSEPQSRTFENPKCIVQTTSWSQCSKTCGTGISTRVTNDNPDCKLIKETRICEVRPCGQPSYASLKKGKKCTKTRKSPSPVKFTYAGCSSVKKYRPKYCGSCVDGRCCTPQQTRTVKVRFRCDDGETFTKSVMMIQSCRCNYNCPHANEAYPYYRLVNDIHKFRD